In Phlebotomus papatasi isolate M1 chromosome 1, Ppap_2.1, whole genome shotgun sequence, the following proteins share a genomic window:
- the LOC129798523 gene encoding UDP-N-acetylglucosamine transferase subunit ALG13 homolog — translation MEFPTIFVTVGSTHFRELIDTINSEEMAQVLRELKCQRIHLQTGSYEGNNSSSEIPEIQTNKFQYTSDIGQFIAESDLVISHAGAGTCIEVLEQSKPLIVVVNDSLMHNHQTELAEKLASENVLISCTPSTLCRTLRQFNLNKLKKYEKGDPNNFIRELDKLVGFV, via the exons ATGGAGTTTCCAACTATTTTTGTCACAG TTGGCTCAACGCACTTCAGGGAGTTAATTGATACAATAAATTCCGAAGAAATGGCACAAGTCCTTAGGGAATTAAAATGCCAAAGGATACATCTTCAGACTGGTTCCTACGAGGGCAATAATTCTAGTTCAGAAATCCCTGAAATCCAGACCAATAAATTTCAATACACTTCAGATATCGGGCAGTTTATTGCAGAGTCCGATTTAGTAATTAGTCATGCTGGAGCTGGAACGTGCATTGAGGTGCTGGAGCAGAGCAAACCTCTTATTGTTGTTGTTAATGACTCCCTGATGCACAACCATCAGACTGAATTGGCTGAAAAGCTGGCATCTGAGAATGTCTTAATCTCCTGTACCCCATCCACCCTCTGCCGAACCCTGAGGCAGTTTAAtctcaataaattgaaaaagtacgaAAAAGGTGATCCGAACAATTTCATCAGGGAACTTGATAAACTTGTAGGATTTGTATAG